GCACAAGGAACAACGCGCTAACATCTTCCACATGAAGTGCAAGGTGTTAACCAAAACTTGCTTAGTAATCATCGATGGAGGGAGTTGCACCAACGTGATTAGTGACAAGCTAGTCCCCAAGTTGAAACTACAAGAGATGAAACATCCAAGCCCCTACCGGCTACAATGGTTGGGAGATAGTGGGGATCTCAAGGTCACTACACGAGTCAAGGTCCCAATGAGAGTGGACAAGTTCGAGGAGGAAGTGCTTTGTGATGTCATTCCAATGTCCGTGTGCCACATACTACTTGGCCGACCTTGGGAATACGACAACAAGGTGACAAAGGATGGTTACACCAATGAGTACTCATTTGTCTCCTGCGGCAAAAGGATTCGGTTGAAGCCTTTGACTCCTAATGAGATTTTTGAGGCCCATAAACATTTGAGCAAGGAGCGTGAGAGGGAAAAAAGGCTTGATAGGGATTGTGAGATAAAAAAGCCAAGTGAGTGTGGGGTTGGTGAGAGAAAGCctaaagaaaaaaagagtgtTCCTCGTTCCACTTCCGAGAGAAGAGAGTGTCTCTTAGCTACTAAATCCGAGCTTGGGTGGGCACTAAAAAAAAATCTCCTTTACTCCTTGCCATTCCAAGGCAAATTTGTTTGACTAACACTAACCTTGAGGAAATTTCAAAAGCTATTCAAATTGTTTTGCAGGAATTTGAAGATGTGTTCCCAGAAGAGCTTCCCAATGAGCTACCACCTATTAGGGGAATTGAACATCAAATGGATTCCTTGCACGGGGCGTCCCTACCGAATTGGCCCGCCTACAAGGCCAATCCGAATGAGACTAAGGAGTTACAAATGCAAGTTGATGGACTCCTTGCCAAAGGTTTAATTCGTGAATCTCTTTCCCCTTGTGCCGTGCCGGTCATACTTGTACCTAAGAAAGATGGTTCGTGGCGCATGTGTGTTGATTGTAGGGTCATTAATAAGATCACCATTAAGTATAGGCATCCCATACCTAGGCTTGATGATATGCTTGAAGACTTGTGTGGCGCTACTTGTTTTTCTAAAATTGATCTTGCTAGTGGCTATCACCAAATTATGATGAAAAAAGGTGATGAGTGGAAAACGGCTTTCAAAACTAAATTTGGGTtatatgagtggttagtcaTGCCTTTCGGCTTAACTAATGCTCCTTCTACATTCATGAGACTAATGAACCACGTGCTTAGGCCTTTGATAGGAAAGTTTGTTgtggtttattttgatgatattttgaTATATAGCCCAAATGTCGAGGAACATGCTAAACACCTTAGGGAGGCACTTTTGCTTTTGAGAGAACATAGGTTGTATGCCAAGTTGCCaaaatgtgtgttttgtgttgatgatgttatttttcttggatttgtTGTGGGGAAGGATGGTGTCAATGTGGATGAGGAAAAGGTTCGGGTCATAAAGGAGTGGCCTACACCTAGGAATGTTAGTGAAGTTCGCTCTTTCCACGGCCTTGCTAGTTTCTATAGAAGGTTCGTAAGAGACTTCTCTACCAAAGCCGCTCCTTTAAATCATCTTGTTAAAAAGAATGTTGTTTTTAATTGGGGTAAGGAGCAAGAACATGTTTTTCAAGCCTTGAAGCACGATCTCACACATGCACCTTTACTTACTTTACCCAATTTTGAGAAAACTTTCAAGTTGGAGTGTGATGCTAGTGGTGTGGGAATTGGGGGAGTTTTGATGCAAGAAGGGAGACCTATTGCGTATTTCTCGGAGAAATTAAATCAAACTCATCTAAACTATCCCACTTATGATAAGGAGTTGTATGCAATTGTAAGGTGTTTGAAAAATTGGCAACATTTCTTGATGCATAGGGAATTTGTTATCCACACGGACCACGAGTCCATCAAGTTTTTGAGTGGGCAACACAAGCTTGGCAAGAGGCATGCTAAGTGGAGTAACTTCTTGGAGACTTTTCCCTACGTCATCCagtacaaaaagggaaaagaaaatgtGGTCGCCGATGCCTTGTCTCGTAAGTCTTCTCTAGCTTTGCTTTGTAGTGATATGCATGTTGGTGGTGCTTGTGTTTTTCGAAACTATATACTTACTATGTGCACTTCCAAATTCTTTGCTTTTGATAGCATTAAGGCGCTTTATGAGCATGATCTCAACTTTGCTAGTATTTATGTTGCTTGTGAAAAGGGGTCATTTGAGAAGTACTATCGACATGAGGGCTATCTTTTTAAGGAAAATAGGTTGTGCATCCCGCAAGGGTCATGGAGAGAGGTTCTTGTGAGGGAATCCCATCTTGGGGGGTTGATGGGGCATTTTGGGGTAACTAAAACTTATGATATCCTATGTGAACATTTCTATTGGCCCAAAATGAAGAGAGATGTTGAGAGGTTTTGTGGGGGGTGCATCGAGTGTAGGAAGGATAAATCCAAGTCAAATAACTTTGGCCTATACACACCCTTCCCTACCCCTACACACCCATGGGTTGACCTATCTATGGACTTCGTGCTAGGATTACCCTTATCCCAAAGAAAGAATGATAGCATCTTTGTAGTGGTCGATCGTTTCTCCAAAATGGCTCATTTCTTGCCATGTTCAAAACACAATGATGCCAAACACATTGCCGACTTGTTCTTTAGGGAGATAGTTAGGATCCATGGTATTCCCCGGACCATAGTTAGTGATAGAGATGTCAAGTTCCTTAGTCACTTTTGGAAAACTCTTTGGAGGAAGTTGGGGAGCAAACTTTTATTTTCCACCACCGTCCACCCCCAAACCGATGGCCAAACCGAGGTAGTGAACCGAACACTTGGGGGATTACTTAGAGCCTTGGTAAGTGATAATAGGAAGTCTTGGGAACTTTGTCTTCCCATTGCCGAATTTGCTTACAATCGGACTACCCATTCCTCTACTAATTTTTCTCCCTTTGAAATTGTTTATGGGTTCAATCCACTAACCCCGATGGATCTTGCTACGTCGGACTTGCCTTCTTCTCTTGTTTGTGATGTAGATGGAGCTAGCAAGGCTCAGTTTGTGAAGGACCTTCATGTTAAAGTGCAAGAGAACATCCAAAAGAGGAATGGACACTATGCAAGAGTTGCTAACAAAGGACGTAAGGAGATGATCTTCAATCCCGGAGATTGGGCTTGGGTGCATTTCCGAAGGATTCGCTTCCCGGACAAAGTAAAGTCCAAGCTCGCACCACGAGGAGATGGACCGTTCCAAATCAAAAAGAGGGTCAACAACAACGCCTATGTCGTCGACCTCCCAGTTGAGTACAATGTTAGTTCCACATTCAATGTCTCTGACTTGAACCCTTTTGACGTCTCAGGAGTCGAGttggatttgaggacaaatccttcacAAGAAGAGGGAGATGGTGCGAATCCACAAGTCTCGCATCATTTGATCAACCCCACCAAGGACATTCATCGACCAATGACGAGGGCAATGACAAAGAAGATGCAAGAAGCTTTAAGTACATTCATCCGTGGAATAAGCTCATCCGAAGAGAGTGCTCGAGTAAGGGACGACCGGAAGCTGAAAATGGTACTCAAGGCCTCGTGGGAGGAGGGAACGGAAGCGACGCCCGTCAGGACATGACTTTTGGAGTCATCCGCGCTTCAATGCACGACGTTCGTATAAtggccataactctctcatccggactccgacgggggcgtgcaagatactcacgcgaagccctttcgaagacgaagataGTGTTTTTAAAGGATTCCAGTAAAAAGGCCCGACCGAGCTTTTTACGCGACTTGCGTTTTTGGACTCTTTTTGTCTTTCTTTTTTAGCACTTTTAGTCTCTTGTATAAATACCCATGTCTAGGGTTTTTGTGGGCAGACTTTGAATATTATTGAAGAACAACTCCATTGTGAGCACCCATCTTCATCGTTGAAGATTTATCCAAAATCCCTTATGGTTGCATTTAATCTATTGTCGGGCTTAGATTATTTGTTAAGGTATGCttgctagttcttgtgttgctagttggtggagccattaggtttttgtttgtgaaagtaGCCTTTCggttttctttcttgagcttgaatctaaatcataacacttatcatcatcttcttcttttccatctttctattgtcatatttcttgtttggattattggatattattgcaagaacaaatccgggcaacatatgtttcttgaatccttaagattcacattaaaaatataattaaagaatttatcacacaaaattaaagacttcatcttcttcttcctagCGGGGGCTTAGCCCTTGGTGTATTTGTCATTGGTTGCACATTATTCACTTATCACTAGATTAGTGCATGGTATAATATTGGTTAAATCCTActatatgatcttttaaatACTCATAcataactataattaataattatagcATCTTGACGATTTTGACAACCAACACGGATCTAGGTAGAGTCGGGCTAGGTCGATTGCCCTCATCGTCGTTTATGAGGGCTGATGCACTCGGCCTTTAGACTTTTCATCTATTCCACAGTGCAATGGTTCCTATCCCACTATCTTTCTTAGAGGACGATTGGGCAGAAAGAATAGAAGAAAAATGAAGACGTAAGTTAAGGAACAAAATCTATGGAGAAGATGATGTTGTTTGAAACAAGAATACGGACAATACTGTTGAGATTGGCAgtggaagcgtgcgttctaatgGATCacataattctgatctatttagcagattatttagacaaattctattcacataattttcacatgtatcatgcttataacttgaattcaaacatgctttagcgcaattaacacctaaaacatgcttactgcggagttagccaatttacctcgttgattctccaaagaatcaaagatagctagcgccttctcctcgtgaagatcttgagtactaaaccacggatcttctgactggttctcggactgtaatctgatattagtgtgggctgatctcaccagaatacttaggactcaaataaagaagacggaaactgTTCACGGAGAGAGCAAAAATCATCCCCTATGATGGATAGGAGTTGGacgaaaattttggagaaaataatgtgtattttctgtctcatttattctcctatttataataggtcatatattgggcccagtcatgGATCTATGAAAGaattggatatggcctccccaattagctttttactaattaaattgaactcataatttaatataagcttatattggaatattacgagcagccactacagaagtaatattgcactgcccatccaaatccgaaattacaagcaTTCcgagtttccatttgtttgtcatttatttcttgtgcttaagatagaaacatcaattaattaattaatgcatgctatggacttaattaattaacatattattaactccaagagtggacttagcaagaaacgcttattcattattcatagagtaatcaaactccaactagttaggttccgaataatgaaaccttgtttcgagctcctcttgtggatgttatcaaacgagactcgcctcgcgcacgattcaatataatagcaatcctagcaccgctagatattaatcatcactacccaatataccaggattcttgggttgcgaaaaacccgcaccatttggtaagtcaaagtagtgcataatcaatatcgtatattcaatgctaacgtacattgattaagaaattaattatcaagacctcatttttcagtagatagcataaagactcgtcttgctgttagatccaattcagtgttataccacaccaatgtcatcttatttcagtaaggcttagaaatatgcggactgacattgcaacctttcacgataggtagtctagtcctatctaggttgtgaaattcttatttttctttgttcagaactgaccgtgttaccttaaagtggacgacgcccacaaccggtctactaaaacaaagacttagactttgttatgttgcttatacatttaaatatgcaataaacatccattaaatgtaaaacataacaacattatgacaaaaataatctgtttcattcctttggaaaatatcatatagagttttacagtattcaatcactcgaaaggtaatttctagtatacaaactctaacaaatACTATGGGAGGGGTAGGGGTAGGGATAACAACCGGTTAATGAGCTAGTTAATGTAAATAAATTAGGTTCAAATGGACCATAATCGAACTAAGACATTCACAATAGGGCCCCAAATCTGGACGACAGCTTGCAGTGGTTTTTTGGGCTCTATTGCAGGTGGGTGTGCTAAGAGGGAGCCGCGGGCGATGCCCCTGGGCTCGATGGTTGCCGCAACGCAGTAGATATGGGCAGCGGTGCTGATACTATCCCACGACGCTATTGTGCTGGCCCGCCACAAATTTCACCGCCAGAtacgattttttttaattcatgcTTTTTACACTGTCGGTCACAAGCTCTATATCCCCGATGAGACGATGGTTCTGACTAGGTGATGGGTCAATATCTCCGAGGACCCGATCTTCGCAAACAACCAGAAGGTCAACATATTTTTGACGCGGATCTCGAAGAGTTGTCATGCGGCTGAAGCCAACGTGGGCAAAGGAGAGCAGTCCGACTATAAAATTGCTTTGGGGGTACTTCCGTCCAAAAATCACCATGTAGTAgagacgtttctttttggcacaggatttaagaaatttgttaaaagtgagttaagtgaatgaagaataaagtaggaaaggaataaggtagagagatgaagatagaataaagtaagagagagtaaagcaagagagaagaaaaattagtgttttttgacaaaataggaaatgactcagctacagtgggacaaccaaaaaatgaatacgacttagctacagagggacggagggagtattccgTACTTCCTTCGTCTTCTGTTATGTGTTTTTCGTTTTTCATTTTCATATGTCCCTTACTAATtgtattatttcaattttactatttttaatagTGGACtctatattttatcaattcattttattataatactaatatacataaaatatagagtccacaattaaaaatagtaaaaataaattaatacaatcaattttacattaaattttATGTACATAAAATATGAATCGActattaaaaatagtaaaaataaaactcatttttcataaaattttcaaTCAATTTTCTTCTATAGAAAGTActccattagaaatgaaacatttactTTTTGGCATAGGagtttatgtagtgttgttttgtgagttaatggggagagaataaagtaagcgAGATGAAGTCGTTCCTATTTAAgcaaatgttttatttttaatgggacaatctaaaaagaaaaatattttatttttaatggaataGAAAGAGTATTACTTAAAATTTATACCGGTTTAAAGTGGGATACATATTATGAGACTGGAGGGAGTTAATAAAAGATAAATTcttcacctttcacttttattatttttcatactctctttgtcccacAAAATATGTCACACTTATGggacgacacgagattttaggaggttttattttatgtgttagatgaaaagagaaaatataatatttatattattgtgaaatataatattttctaaaaatgaaaatgtgaaatttttaataggacaaattaaaaaagaaagtaagacatcttttatgggacgagGAGCAGTAGATTGCACCTTCATACTCGTATTTGGGCGTAGGGGCCATCCACATTCATGTCTCAATACCGTCttttaaccgtctcatcccttcactattcatgggcaccactgcactttttaccccatctcttaactaagagacaacacttgcatccctccatctcttaacaatctcatcccttaactattcattaaatttcattttttatttttattttcaacaaattcaattaatatttcattgaaatattaaattaatactgaTAATTCATAGAATCATTAAAAATcacgaaaattacaacatccaaaaatatgaaaaatacataattgaaatcctaatattacaatttattgaaatctgCATAATCATGAAAGTGATGCGGTGATCATCAaacggttgccaaattttgcccaaatgtgctgcATTAGATCCTTTCCCGAACAGATAATCGCTCTTGCAAAGAAGGATGCACTCCattgcgaggcggactacttgcggaaGAGCTTCCCgcggtttcagggtcgaaccaatttcccgcattaggtccttcgtcggcgacaatcatgttgtgcaagattatggaCGTATACacgatgtcgaccatattctccataaaccacgtacgggCCAAagatttgataatgttgaatcgagcttgtagaaccccgaacgctctctccacatcattgcgagcagcctcttgcttctgcgcaaaaagagcataTTTTTCGTTtatcggcctgttgaacgtcttcacgaaggttggccacttcggatagatgccgtcggcaagataatACCCCATTTTAAACTgacggttgttagcggtgaagttgatagacaacgctttaccattcaaaacttcggtgaagaggtcggattggttgagcacgttgatgtcgttgttgaATCCTGGGACCCCGAacacgcatgccaaatccatagccggtagtcggcaacggcctcgagtataacggtggggtgggtgcctttgtggccgctcgtgtatgatccCCTCCACTCCAcaaggcaattcttccattgtcaatgcatgcaatcgacgctgccaagcatcccggggaatccgtgcgcTTGTTCGTGAAGTcagagcagaaactgacaatctgcggtGCTTGACTTCTTCAggaattcgtcggtgaaggttgcctggacgcctttgcagaagttcatcaaacacagTCTCCCAGTGTTATCCCCAATGTgcaggtactcgtcgaacaaaTTCGCcatttgtccagtagcaagctgacggattgctgcagtacatttctggagCGTCGTGAAACTGGGACGGCCAGtagcgtcgaacctttcttggaagtactcttcccgggctgccaatgtatttgcgatatgcagAAATAGCTCCCGCCGCATGTGGAAAcgacgacggaagtaggtatctccccataccgggttctcaCAAAAGTAATctcgtactaaccttgcggcgacTTCCTCCCcgtcacgatggatgtatttCCGGGGTTGCTTTTGACCCGCCGCAACGGC
This DNA window, taken from Salvia splendens isolate huo1 chromosome 18, SspV2, whole genome shotgun sequence, encodes the following:
- the LOC121777781 gene encoding uncharacterized protein LOC121777781 — encoded protein: MRSTFVSKSHYHKLRGELQDLRQGNKIVMDYYYELIALKGKVGHEESEEATQDRFIHGLNVHLKHKVQIEAMRGLTMDEVVGFAETFERQGKEKSVSKGKVTTQHTSARAGGSRWSAPFRKEWVGHAANPINKTPLKALPAPPPAKGTEQVVERRAQCFKCKGYGHYARECINQGVMVIGQDENIYSEDEEGSEIGGDEELCPNTNDMVVLRVLNVQPRQEEHKEQRANIFHMKCKVLTKTCLVIIDGGSCTNVISDKLVPKLKLQEMKHPSPYRLQWLGDSGDLKVTTRVKVPMRVDKFEEEVLCDVIPMSVCHILLGRPWEYDNKEFEDVFPEELPNELPPIRGIEHQMDSLHGASLPNWPAYKANPNETKELQMQVDGLLAKGLIRESLSPCAVPVILVPKKDGSWRFVVGKDGVNVDEEKVRVIKEWPTPRNVSEVRSFHGLASFYRRFVRDFSTKAAPLNHLVKKNVVFNWGKEQEHVFQALKHDLTHAPLLTLPNFEKTFKLECDASGVGIGGVLMQEGRPIAYFSEKLNQTHLNYPTYDKELYAIVRCLKNWQHFLMHREFVIHTDHESIKFLSGQHKLGKRHAKWSNFLETFPYVIQYKKGKENVVADALSRRHEGYLFKENRLCIPQGSWREVLVRESHLGGLMGHFGVTKTYDILCEHFYWPKMKRDVERFCGGCIECRKDKSKSNNFGLYTPFPTPTHPWVDLSMDFVLGLPLSQRKNDSIFVVVDRFSKMAHFLPCSKHNDAKHIADLFFREIVRIHGIPRTIVSDRDVKFLSHFWKTLWRKLGSKLLFSTTVHPQTDGQTEVVNRTLGGLLRALVSDNRKSWELCLPIAEFAYNRTTHSSTNFSPFEIVYGFNPLTPMDLATSDLPSSLVYWAWVHFRRIRFPDKVKSKLAPRGDGPFQIKKRVNNNAYVVDLPVEYNVSSTFNVSDLNPFDVSGVELDLRTNPSQEEGDGANPQVSHHLINPTKDIHRPMTRAMTKKMQEALSTFIRGISSSEESARVRDDRKLKMVLKASWEEGTEATPVRT